A single genomic interval of Candidatus Jordarchaeales archaeon harbors:
- a CDS encoding Rab family GTPase — protein MSTYVFKVVMVGDPSVGKTSLVMRYVKGFFEYDYKATVGTQIMSKEVQVKGLTVKLMIWDIGGQEKFNTLAPAYYKGAAGGLAVFDLTRKETFENLSKWISRLRTYANPNVSIVIVGNKSDLVDERQVSLEEAMELAEKIGVPYIETSAKSGKNVIKVFEIIAEKVVTKKI, from the coding sequence TTGAGCACGTATGTTTTCAAGGTGGTTATGGTTGGTGACCCATCCGTTGGGAAGACTAGCCTTGTTATGAGGTATGTGAAGGGGTTCTTCGAATACGACTACAAGGCAACCGTCGGGACACAGATAATGAGCAAGGAGGTTCAGGTTAAAGGGTTAACGGTCAAGTTGATGATATGGGATATCGGTGGCCAGGAGAAGTTTAACACGTTAGCTCCGGCATATTATAAGGGTGCGGCTGGAGGACTCGCAGTTTTTGACTTAACACGAAAAGAGACCTTTGAAAACCTGTCTAAATGGATTTCACGCTTAAGGACTTACGCAAACCCAAACGTGTCCATTGTCATAGTTGGAAACAAGTCCGACTTGGTGGACGAAAGACAGGTCTCGCTCGAGGAGGCTATGGAGCTAGCAGAAAAAATCGGAGTCCCCTATATAGAGACGTCTGCCAAGAGCGGGAAAAACGTTATCAAGGTTTTCGAGATAATCGCTGAGAAAGTAGTAACTAAGAAAATTTAA
- a CDS encoding aldehyde ferredoxin oxidoreductase family protein: MKGGYIGRMLVIDVSDGSYKVIDWTTEKNEWLKFVGGRGFGAKIVWEQTGKHTSPLGPENVLVMAAGPLTGLPVPGPRISVCSLSPLTGIWGDSAVGGFAGLKLKQCGYDAVIIKGRRKKFAYLYISEDCVELRDASHLVGKGSIEAQEELRKEHGSGVATLTIGPAGENLVLFACITSDYGRQSGRTGTGAVMGSKGLKAVVFDGDRDVPVADGRELLRLLEEAKERIMTENHELYRQFSKYGTMMTFDWAQDVACLPTRNFRESVFDGAEGINASSVEEKVMMGKRACYACPISCRTISEVKLDGETFYLDGPEYETMALLGSNLGISNVYDLVVAHYLCDHYGMDAISTGVVVGFAIECAQRGLLKLDGLKPDWGDRETIFSLLESIAFRRGIGGILAEGVKKAAEIIGGGCENYAMHVKGLEQSGYETRAAPGMSLAYGTCDVGAHHNRSTIIGWESRNDRLGTGRDKVELQILLQHQRSLFDALGVCRFPWCETKLPFEYYVKYYRAATGIDVSERDLLKASERIFNLTRMISVRRGISRKDDYPPKRVFSEPLPSGPFKGVKLDLEKYEHMLDMYYELRGWSRDGIPTKEKLEELGILELVEKGMQNSF, encoded by the coding sequence TTGAAAGGAGGATACATTGGACGAATGCTTGTGATCGACGTGAGCGATGGGAGCTACAAGGTTATAGACTGGACGACAGAGAAAAACGAGTGGCTAAAATTTGTAGGCGGAAGAGGGTTTGGAGCCAAAATTGTTTGGGAGCAAACAGGTAAGCATACGAGCCCCTTGGGTCCAGAGAACGTGCTGGTGATGGCTGCCGGGCCGCTGACAGGGTTGCCCGTGCCCGGTCCTAGGATTTCGGTTTGCTCGCTCAGCCCGCTCACGGGAATATGGGGGGATAGCGCGGTAGGCGGGTTCGCCGGCCTCAAGCTTAAACAGTGCGGTTATGATGCAGTAATCATCAAGGGAAGAAGGAAAAAATTCGCCTACCTGTACATAAGCGAGGACTGCGTAGAGCTCAGGGACGCCTCCCACCTTGTTGGTAAAGGCAGCATAGAGGCGCAAGAGGAGCTGAGGAAAGAGCACGGGAGCGGTGTTGCAACTTTAACAATAGGTCCCGCTGGGGAAAACCTTGTCCTCTTCGCCTGCATAACCAGCGACTATGGGAGGCAGTCTGGCAGGACAGGTACTGGAGCGGTCATGGGGTCGAAGGGGCTTAAAGCCGTTGTTTTTGACGGAGACAGAGATGTCCCAGTGGCTGACGGAAGGGAGCTGCTCAGATTACTCGAGGAGGCTAAGGAGAGAATAATGACAGAAAATCATGAGCTCTACCGGCAGTTCAGCAAATACGGGACAATGATGACTTTTGACTGGGCTCAAGATGTAGCTTGCCTGCCTACGAGGAATTTCCGCGAAAGCGTTTTTGACGGGGCTGAAGGAATAAACGCCAGTAGCGTTGAGGAAAAGGTTATGATGGGCAAGAGAGCGTGCTACGCGTGCCCGATATCCTGCAGGACCATTAGCGAAGTGAAACTCGATGGTGAGACTTTCTACCTCGACGGGCCCGAGTATGAAACCATGGCTCTCTTGGGCTCAAACCTTGGGATTAGCAACGTCTACGACCTTGTTGTGGCCCACTACCTTTGTGACCACTACGGCATGGACGCCATATCAACCGGGGTAGTTGTGGGCTTTGCAATAGAGTGTGCACAGCGCGGGCTGCTGAAGCTTGACGGGTTGAAGCCTGATTGGGGAGACAGGGAGACTATTTTCAGCTTGCTTGAAAGCATTGCCTTCCGCAGGGGCATAGGAGGCATACTGGCCGAGGGAGTTAAGAAGGCCGCTGAGATAATAGGGGGCGGCTGCGAGAACTACGCTATGCATGTTAAAGGACTTGAGCAGTCTGGGTATGAGACTAGGGCTGCTCCAGGAATGAGCCTTGCTTATGGGACGTGCGATGTCGGAGCGCACCACAATAGGTCTACAATAATTGGCTGGGAGTCGAGAAACGACAGGCTCGGTACTGGAAGGGACAAGGTCGAGCTCCAAATACTCCTCCAGCACCAGAGGAGCCTTTTCGACGCGCTTGGTGTTTGCAGGTTCCCGTGGTGCGAGACGAAGCTTCCATTCGAGTACTACGTGAAATATTACAGAGCTGCAACAGGGATAGATGTAAGCGAAAGAGACTTGTTGAAGGCTTCGGAAAGAATATTCAATTTAACGAGGATGATAAGTGTCAGGCGGGGCATTTCGCGGAAAGACGACTACCCACCGAAGAGGGTTTTCAGTGAACCTCTCCCAAGCGGGCCATTTAAGGGAGTGAAGCTGGACTTAGAGAAGTACGAGCATATGCTAGACATGTACTATGAGCTCAGGGGATGGAGCCGGGACGGAATCCCGACAAAAGAAAAATTGGAGGAGTTAGGTATACTAGAGCTCGTCGAGAAAGGGATGCAAAACTCATTCTAG